The sequence GCTTCCGTGGGCACAGGGGACTCGGCCCCTGTCCGTGTGCAGGGCCTTGACCGGGTGTCCGCGTGAGTGTCGTGTGAGCCTGCTCCTTCGGGCTGAGTCTGGATCTGTCACATCTCATAGCAGCATTCGCCTGTGTCTGACTGTGCTTGCGTCTGTGTCTGTGGGAAGAGGACGCCCAAGGCCGGGAAAGGCAGCCACTTGGAAACCCTGGCTCCAACCCTGGGGCGACCCACGGAGCAGCCGGGTGCCAGGGGCTCGCTGACTCCCAGCCCTGGTCTGCCCTGGCCCCACTCCGAGCCCGGCCAGGAGTGCCTGATCTTCTCTCAGTCCCGAGAAGCCCCCCAGGATAAGGCACCCTCTCCCTGAGGGAACAGGGCCCTTTTGTGCCGGGCACTGGCCTCTGTTGAGGGTGGGGACACCAGGGGCCAtttgtggggtgggagagggcggCAGGAATTCACGCGGCATGTTGGGAATGCTGATGCTATGAAGCCCAGTCATTGATGGGCTGGGTCCCTGCCTGCCACCCCCAGGCCTCGGCCGTGGGACTTCTGTCCCTGACCCCACTCACCgcagcccctgcctccccccaccccaatacTCTGCTGCTCCCCTTTCCTTCCCCACAGTTCTCCTCCAttgctgctgggggtggggggtgggttgaCCACAGAGCAGCTTCCAGGCTGTGTGGGAGGGAGCCGAGCATCCTTGAGCACCAGAGATCACATGGGCAGCCTGACGACAGGCCACAACTCATAGTGGATGCTGAAAGCTGGGCCCCTCGCACCTGTCTGACTCTTGTTCCAGGTCGGCTGGCTGACAGCTTCAAGAGGAACCAGAAGACATTCCCAACTCAGGGAGGCTGAGGTGAGGGATGGGGTTCTGACTTCTCCTTCCTCCCGGCTTCCCCTGCTTCCTGTTGCTGGGCCGGCCTTTGCTCTGTCCTTACTTTCTGGAGCCCCCCAGGGGCATGATGCTGATGAAGATAATTATCGGCATGTCACTGCCACACAGAGACAGGACAGTGGGGCTGTTAAGTCTGCAGTCCTGGGGCCAGGCAGATAGGGCTTGAATCCTAGtctgtcacttaccagctgtgtggtcttgggcatgtttcttaacctctctggacctcagctataaaatgaagataataattgcACCTACCTCAAAGAGATCAAATGAATTAACACAACAGCGTGAAGCATGGAGGGTTGGTACCCGGGTGATGCCAGAGAAGCATTTGTCATCACAAATAACAGTCGCAGCAGCGCTAACCCTGAACAGGCCCCTCCCTGAAGCCTTCATGGACGCACCCtttcttcccctggcctctaaccctctcctctccctcctccagccatTGCTCACTTGCACAGAATGATATTTCTCACGGCACTGCCCCTGTTTTGGATTATGATTTCAGGTAATGACTGGGGATGCTTGGGATGCTGTGGCTGCTGGGTATGCTGCGGATGCTGCAGATGCTGGGGATGCTGGGGATACTGCGGATGCTGGGGAAGCTGGGGATGCTGGGGCCCTGGCCCCTGAGCAGGCTGGGTCATTTTTGTGGGTCCCTGGACCCACAGGCCAGCAGCAGGTGAAGGGAGTGTGTGTGGGGATCCAGGCAGGACGTGCTCCTCCGCCTCAGTGGTCCTGCTCCCCCACAGCCTCCCGCGGGGGTCACTGGGGTGCCTGGATGCCCTCGTCCATCTCGGCCTTTGAGGGCACGTGCGTCTCCATTCCCTGTCGCTTCGATTTCCCTGATGAGCTGCGGCCGGCTGTCGTGCATGGCGTCTGGTACTTCAACAGCCCCTACCCGAAAAACTACCCCCCAGTGGTGTTCAAGTCGCGCACCCAGGTGGTCCATGAGAGCTTCCAGGGCCGCAGCCGCCTGCTGGGGGACCTGGGCCTGCGCAACTGCACCCTCCTGCTCAGCAGCCTCAGCCCCGAGCTGGGTGGCAAGTACTACTTCCGCGGGGACCTCGGCGGCTACAACCAGTATACCTTCTCTGAGCACAGCGTCCTGGACATCATCAGTGAGTCCCCtgaggctgggccagggcagcGCCAGGGCAGTGGGGGGTCCTTCCAGGGAGGTCTGAGGGTAGATCCAGGGAATTGTTGGTTTGGCTGGGGGGTGCGAATCCCAATGCCCACACTGACCAGGCAGATGACAGAGATGACCGAAACAGGGTCCCAAGTAATGTTGCTGCCCGCAGAGGAAAAGCGGTGCCCCAACTCTTCTGGAAACACCTGGGAGAAGGGCAGTGGGGCCCAGGGCTTAGCAGGAGGCCTCTGGACTCCTGCATTAGCTGGATGGTtgtgggcaagttactaaacttctctgggccttgctTTCCCTTTCTGTAAACTGGGGACAAGAGCAGTGAGTGAATGGGTGTCAAGCGCTCAGCGCAGGGCCAGCTGAGGGGCCTTGCATCCTGAAGCCCTTCACTAGGGTTCCCCATCAGCACCGAGTCTATATGAGGAGCCAGATTACAGCCCTGATGCCGAAAGAGACCCTGCAGGCACAGCCAGACAGAGACAAATCTCCAGGACACATGCTCATGCTcccacacactcatgcacacaggTGGAAGGAAAGCAAACACGGGGAAGGCGAGGGGTTTCTGAAGGAGCATAGCGTGGTGTTCAGAGAGCAGAGGACGAGCCAGTGTGGCAGGGTGTGAGCCCAGTTTACCCCATCCCAGctgggacctcagtttcctcatgtgcaaaatgaGCAAAACACTGTTACCCACTTTCTAGCGTTGCTGGAAAGACGGGGCGAGTTAAACACTGTAGGTGCTCAGACCTTGACATCGTTATTCCCATGATTATTACACCCGTGCTGGGTCTGTGGGGCTACTGGGTGAAGGATAACCAGAGGAAAGGAGGTTGTGGGGAATTCTGCATCCAAGGACCGGGAGGGGACCAGGGACCAGGAATGGAGTTGGACGAGGTGGGGGGTCCCATAGCCCAGTGCTGCTTCCTCGaccctccttcctcccatctcCCATAGACACTCCCAACATCGTGGTCCCCTCAGAGGTGGTGGCAGGCACGGAGGTGGAGGTCAGCTGCATGGTGCCTGACAACTGCCCCGAGCTGCGCCCGGAGCTGAGCTGGCTGGGCCatgaggggctgggggagccagctgtgctggggcgGCTGCGCGAGGACGAGGGCACCTGGGTGCAGGTGTCGCTGCTGCACTTTGTGCCCACCAGGGAGGCCAAGGGCCACCGGCTGGGCTGCCAGGCCTCCTTCCCCAACACCACCCTGCAGTTCGAAGGCTACGCCAGCCTGGACGTCAAGTGTGAGCCTGGGTGCgaccgggggcggggcctggatggggcgggctgggggcggggcctgcgcaCCTGCCCGCTGACCGGCTGTGTCCCGGGCCTCAGACCCCCCGCTGATTGTGGAGATGAACTCCTCGGTGGAGGCCATCGAGGGTTCCCACGTCAGCCTGCTCTGCGGGGCCGACAGTAACCCGCCGCCGCTGCTGACCTGGATGCGCGACGGCGCGGTGCTCCGGGAGGCCGTGGCCGAGAGCCTGTTCCTGGAGCTGGACGAGGTGACCCCCCAGGAGGACGGCGTCTATGCCT comes from Equus asinus isolate D_3611 breed Donkey chromosome 26, EquAss-T2T_v2, whole genome shotgun sequence and encodes:
- the MAG gene encoding myelin-associated glycoprotein isoform X2, with the protein product MIFLTALPLFWIMISASRGGHWGAWMPSSISAFEGTCVSIPCRFDFPDELRPAVVHGVWYFNSPYPKNYPPVVFKSRTQVVHESFQGRSRLLGDLGLRNCTLLLSSLSPELGGKYYFRGDLGGYNQYTFSEHSVLDIINTPNIVVPSEVVAGTEVEVSCMVPDNCPELRPELSWLGHEGLGEPAVLGRLREDEGTWVQVSLLHFVPTREAKGHRLGCQASFPNTTLQFEGYASLDVKYPPLIVEMNSSVEAIEGSHVSLLCGADSNPPPLLTWMRDGAVLREAVAESLFLELDEVTPQEDGVYACLAENAYGQDNRTVGLSVMYAPWKPTVNGTVVAVEGETVSISCSTQSNPDPILTIFKEKQILATVIYESELQLELPAVTPEDDGEYWCVAENQYGQRATAFNLSVEFAPVILLESHCAAARDTVQCLCVVKSNPEPSVAFELPSRNVTVNETEREFVYTERSGLVLTSILTLRGQAQAPPRVICTSHNLYGTKSLELPFQGSHRLMWAKIGPVGAVVAFAILIAIVCYITQTRRKKNVTESPSFSAGDTPPVLFSSDFRISGAPEKYESREVSALE